The genomic stretch TTCCGGGAGCAGAGCTAAGGGGGCGCTCTAATGCAGTTGCTGGGATGAACCCCAGACGCCCTGAGCCTGATTCCCCACAGGAGCAAATGGGCAGATGGCCCCAGGCCTGGGACTCCGAATCTCTGGACAAACCCAGACTTGGGCCTGCACAGACCATGGCAGCTCAGGGAGGCTCAGACTGTCCCCTGGTGCCCCCACGAAAGACCGTCTGACGCACGCCTGCCTTCCTTTGCAATGGAGTGAACACCAGCTTCACAATTAGGGCAGCGCTTCACAATTAGGGCGGCGCCGACATGTAGCCGAAGTGGGGGGATGGGGCCCAACACAGGCATCTTATGGCAAAGAGTTTTATTACTTGGATGCTACAGAGAAGGGTGGGCACACGCCATACAGAACCCTGCACCCTGTGGTTCCATATCCTGGGCCAGGGAAGTAGCTGTGAGCCCCAGTGAAGAGccggagagagaaagagagccgCAAGGGGTACCCACAGTCCCCCTACCCCCTCGGAGGAACTGATTCATCCGCCTTGCTCCATACAGAGCCCAGCCCTAGGGACAGAGGGGGGCAGCTGGTTTGCCCTTTGCCATGCGCCACCTCTCCCGGCCAATGTTCCACATCCTGCCTGATAGGACCTCGGAAGCTGGCACAGCCTGGTCCTGGGCACTCGGAGCTTTCCCAGGCCACCTGTCCGGGGTTCCTCCGCCAGCGTGTGGCCTTCTGAAGGCATCAGACAGGCATCCAGGTCCTGGTTAGGAGGATGAAGGGCAAATTCCACCTTCTGCTGCTCAGATGTCAAACAGCTCTGCCTCCTTCTCCTTCCAGAAGGAGAAGCTGCGGTCGATGTAGCGGCAGATGTCCTCGTTGCTGAACTCGCCCATCTCAGACACCAGCTCCAGAGGGTCTTCTGGGTTCTCAGAACTAGGAGGGCCCGAAGGCGGGGGCGGCTCGGCGGGTGGGGGCTGCGGCGTGGGGGCGGCGGCCTCGGGCTGCTGCTGGGGCCAGTCCTCCATCGTCTGAGCTGGAGGGGCCTCTTCTGCCggctctctctcctcctcttcctcttcttcctcctcttctaccTTCTCCGCCTTTTCTTCCCAGGCCTCCTGGGCCTGCGGACCGTCTCCGAAGAACTGGCACCTGAGATCTTCAAAGCCGTCGCTCCAGCGGCGCCGGCCGGCCTCCACCTCCTCAAGCACCACGCGGTGGAAGAGGCGGATGAGCTCCCACGGGTGGCTGCCCAGCCGGTCGAACATCTCGTAGCACAGCAGGTGGCGGAACTTGCGCTCCTCGCGGCTCAGGCCCATCTCTAGCAGCTGGAAGTACCCGAGCATGAAGAGGTCCAGCGTGAGGCTGTCGTAGCGCGGCGGGGCGCCGCCGTCCAGGGGCGGCAGGAAGTGCTCGGGCCAGTACAGGCCGTGCGCCAGGCCCGTGCCGCGCGGCTGGCATGATGGCACCCGTCGCCGCAGGCTCCGCCAGTGGCCCAGCAGCTTGCCCACCACCTGCCGCTGCCTCAGCACGTGCAGCAGCTGCGCATCGGGGCCGCGGTCCGCGGAGGGCAAGGGGGCGTCCCCGGCGTCGGGGCCCGGGCTGGCAGCGGCGGCGGCCGCCACGCGGGGAAGCAGTTTACGCAGGCGCGCTTGCGAAAGGCGCGCGGGCCCGCGGCAGGTCCACTTGCGCCAGTGCTCCAGGAAGAGGTAGACGATGCGCTCCTTGCGCATGTCGATGTAGTCCTGCACGCCGCCCAGCTCGGTAGAGAGCAGCGGCCCGCGCGCCAGCAGCTCCGGCTCGGGCAGGGCGGCCTGGAGGTCGGGCTCCTCCGGCGGATCCAGGGCGCGCGAAGGCTCCGCGGCGGGCAGCGGGCCGTTGGCGGCGGCGGCGCACGGTTCGTCCGGGCCGCCTGCCACGTAGTCCTCCTCGAGGATGGGCTCGCGGCCCGGGGCGCCGGCGGACAGCGACAGCTTGCAGTGCGGGCCGCGCGCGGGCGCCGGGTCCTGGGCGCGCCGCTCGTAGGTGGCGCGGAGACGTCGCACGGAGACGCCGCACTCGAGAATCTCGCGCGCCACGGCTCGCGGCACAAGCTGAGCGAGTGCGAGCGGCCAAGGCAACAGCGGCCCGGGCCGGCCAAGGCGCGTCGGGCAGCGGCGCCAGCGGCAAGGCCCGTGTCGGCGGCCAGCAGCTCGGCCAGGTGCGCGGGCCGGCCGCCCAGCGCGGCCAGCAGCGCGGCCATGCTCTTGAGCAGCGCGGAGATCTTGCTGCACCAGGCGGGCAGGCTGGCGGCGCGGCCGTGCATGCGGCGCGGGTCGACGGTGAAAGCGCGGCCTCGACAGGGCGGCCGAGATGGGCAGCagctgctccagctccagctccagctgcTCCAGGCGCGCCTCCAGCTTCTGCGCTTTGTGCAGCACCTGCAGGTTGTCGATTTGCTGCTCGATGCGGAGAATGTCGGCCTCCGTCATGAGCTCACCGAAGGGCCCGAGGATGGCGTTGTGCGCGTGGGAATACCTCCAGCCCTCGGGAGGGTAGCAGCAGGCACCGGCGGCTGTCAGCTAAGGCGGGGAAGacaagagaggggagggaggcgCGTCTCCCTCTGGCCCGGCTCCCGGCGCGGTCGCCGGGTGGGCCCTTTGCATGTCCTGGGTGGTGTAATGGCTCCGCAGGGCCGCGATGGCAGGGCCAGGCCACCACGCTGGGGCGAAACTTCAGCCCAGGCCGCCGCTCCGGGCGCTGGGTGTGGTCCACTTTGGTTGCTGGCGGGGTGGGCACAGCTGGTCACTGAGTGCTGTTGCCGAGGAAGGGAGGCGGGCTGGCAGACGGGGTCTCCACGCCTGGCTGGGTCGCTCATTACACCACCGAAGGCACATGCAAAAGGTGTTGAAACCTGATGCACGGTGGCCAGGGCCTCTCCAGGCCAAGGCCGGCGATTGTGAGGCAAGATAGCAGCGAGGCCTCTCCTTGCCCGCCCGACGGACCCCTCCTCAAGTTCCCCTATGCCCACCCTCCCTGGCGGCACCGTCCACGTTTCAGTCGCTGAATGAGAAGCCTCAGCAGAAAGGACACTTATTCTTCTCCACTCTTAGGCTAAAGCTGTGGCTTCCGGTGGGATTCCCAGCCCCTTCTCAGCCTACTGGAATGGTGATTAAAAAGTGGATAGAGCTAGGCTGGCACTTGCTACATTCTCATTTATGCCTCACTTTTCTCCCCCTCTAGGCTGTACTCCAGTGCCTGGCTTTTCTAGCCCGggggcctgccctcccctcctcacaGGCCTTCACCTTGACCCACTACCCCCCCACATATAAATAAGATAATGCCACTTTCCTGTCTGAAACCGGCTGGTGGTGCCCCACGGCTCCAGGAGAAAGTCGACTCTTCCTAAGGGGATTAGCCAGCCTCAGTGACCTGCCTCTACCTACCTCTCTCggcaccccctccaccccctacCACTGTCATTGGACAGTCAGAGCCACGCCCACCCAGATGGCTGGGCGTTTCCCCTAGGCCCCACTCTTTTACCGGCCAACTCTTGTTCATCTTCCAAGTCTCACCTTAGGTGTCACTTCCTCCTTTCCTAACAGTGAATGGGGTGGCCAGCCTGGGCTGCCAGGGACCCCCATGCTCCCCGTAACAGCCAATCGTCTGTTCCTTCCCATCCTTTGCTCAGGCCTCACGTCACCTTGCTCCATCTCCTCCGTGGTGCGGTTCACTCTATTAGCTACCCTTCGTGCCCATGTTTGCTTGTTGATggacacccccccacacacctcCACAATTCCCAGCCACCCCAATTTATATTCACTGCGAATCCCCAGAGCCTACAACACCGTGTGGCACATAGACAGCGCTCAAGGACCATTTGAAGGACACAGGGCCAACCATCCTGCCAGCTAGAGATGAGCAGCCCatcttacaggtgaggaaactgaggccggaTGAGGCTCTGATCAGCAGCTGGAAGGTGGCGGTACAGGAACACAATGCAGGTCGTGTGACAGACCAAAGCCCTCTTGGTAACTCTGAGTGTGGTCCCTGGGCTGACAGCAGCTGCCCTCCCACCGGGGGGCTTTGCTAGAAATGTGaatctccaccccaccccagacccccaGAATCAGACGATCTGAAGGCCCTTCAGGGTTTGATAAACATTGCCACCTCATGTCAAAGGACTGGCCGCTGAGGAGTGGGGGCTGGGTACAGTTCCATGAGTGAGGGTCTCCAGCCCTGCTTTCACCCCAAAGGTAATGGAAGCCAGCCCGGGTTGAAGGGCTGGAgggtaggggtggaggtgggCCAGGGGTGGACCCCAGGGCCCCGCCTACCTTCCGcctctgctcctcctcctcctgcatcTTCAGCTGCAGCTTGCGCACCATCACCTGGCGCTTCCACTCGGGGATGGGCCGGCCCTGCTCGTCGTGTGTGGGGACGAGCGCCTCCACATCCAGCTGCACGCCGGGTGCCGGGGTGGCGGGTGGGGCTGGGGCCATGCTGCCGTTGACCAGTGGCTGGGGCCCTGCGGCTGGCGGGGTGGGGCTCCGGGCTCGGGATGGCGCAGGAGACATCAATGGCTGTGGCAAGTCAGGCTGCAGGGAGAAGCCCAGGGCCTGAGTCTTGGGTGGGGGGGGCAGAGGCAGTGGGAGCCAGGGTGGGGTGCCCCTCAGGCCACCTACCTGGGAGGCCAGCTGTCCACTGCCGGAGAACACTGTGGTCAGCCCCTTGCTCTGTGGTGTCGGCTTCAGGCTCTTGCCTGCCTTGATCTCAGCCAGCAGCTCTGAGTTGTCACCCGTTGGGGACATCATGTTGAAAGATTTGGTGCCTGTGTGGAGACAGAACAAGTGCTGACTGGGGGCGGGACCTGCTGCCAGTCCCCAAGCCAGGACAGGCCAGGGGCCTTCCCCAGGGCTCAGAGGGTGGCTCTCTCCAGATCCTGGATTTCGCGGGCAGCTCTCAGGGGCCCCAGAAACAGGTCCTTGGCTGGCAGCCCACAGCGGTCCCACCATCCCACCCACCCTACTCACAGGGTGTGGTGGGGCCCCCGCCTGGAGGCCCCCGGGAGTGCATTGTGGCTCTTGGGCCAGCCCTGATGATTCTAGTGAATGTCTCCACCCAGCTTCAGGGCACTACCTGGGGCCTgcgccccccctcccccccacacccCGACCTTTGCTCTGGGCTCTGCATCTGAGCCCGGCCACCCAGGGCAGAGTCTCCCTCAGCCTCTTTCTGTATCAGCAAAGCCCAGTGACCCTTGGACTGAGTCACCTGGGGCCTCCGGGGCCATACAGACTCAGGATCCTGGAGTGCCAGCACCCGGCCCACCCCCTCCACTCCCCACATATACCCGCAGACAGACACGCGTGCAGACACACTGGTTGCAAGCCCGGAGCACACTTACGGCAAAGCACCGCTCAACTCAGGCGGCCCCAGGAAAGTGGAGCCCTCACTAgggatatgggggtgggggggaggagcaCCCAGGTGGAGAACATGCAAATGTCCGGCGGAATTTGCATTTTCCGACTCGGCCAGAGGTGACCCGGATTTGGAAAGGGTTGTCTTGAGAGCCCCGGGGAAGGGGTCAAGTCTGGGTGGGAGGAGCCAAACGGGCAGCAGCTCCCGGCacaagaggggagaggagggcaggTGGCTGGGCTCAGAAGGTGCACGAgcatatgggtgtgtgtgtggggggtgggtacAAGGGAGTGGGGGCGCCGAGGTCTCCCTCGCCTGCCAGCTCCTGGCTCTGCCCTGTGCTGGAGTCTCAGAGCTTCTACCTCCCTTTTCCTGGGgcgccccctccccccgcccccacgcCTCAGCTTCAGCCAGGAGCTGCGCGGAGCTACTCACTCTTCCTGTGCCTCAGGACTCTCACTTCTAGGGGATCAAGAGAAGAGAAGCGACAGCAGAGttaggaggaggaggtgggggccaGGGTGAGGCAGGGACAGCGGGGGACAGCGAGAGAGGGTCAAGTCCCAGGGAGgacaggaggaggggagggagatgcacaggggaggggggagggcaggaggagcTTTCCCGTCTGTCTCGCTCCAGCTCTGGCTGATTCCGGGGCCCCACTGGAATGGTCCGCCCAATTCCCAATGAGGGCAGCACCCCAAGGGCTGGGAAGGGCTGGCCACTGGCCCTGGCCCCCTCCCAAGGGCCTTGATCTTGACCTGGGCTTGGGATCAGGTGCCCAGCCCAGGGTCTGCAGGAAGGGGGTGTTTGGGGAAGCCCCCAGTCTATTTTGCTTCTATTCCCAGATTTGGCCCTGCTGTAGACTGCAGAGGAAGGGAGAAGCGGACTGCATagtgggtggtggggggtgggctaGGAGACTCTCTAGAGCTCAGCTGGTCCAGGTCATGCTCCCATAGGTGCTGATCTGCAGGGGCTCAGGCTCCAGGGGAATCCCAGGGGCCCCAGGCAGGCCCAGCCCTGGACCCAACTCAGGATACAGGGAGGGAGCTCTGGGTGGTGCCCAGCAAGCACTGAGTGGCTGGAGGAGGAaggcaccctccccaccccagccaggtTGGAATGGGAGCACTGGCACCCCATTTACAGACATTCTTAACCAATCGACTCCTGAGCCGTCCAGGAGCCCTGGCGGACATGGCCCCGTCATATGGAAGAGAAGAGCAGGTGTCCTGATTCCCAGTCTAGCTCTTAAAAATGGATGTCCAGGGGGGTTGCTGGGATGAGGGCAGGGGAAAGCATGACGGGCCACTGACTGGCCTTGTCCCCAGGGCACCTGGAGAGGGGTGGCTGGGAAGAGTCCCTGACACGTCTGAGAAGAGCTCAGATCTGCACTGGCTTGGAAGAATAGGAGAAAGTGGTGGAAAGTACAGCAACTGAGACTCAGGACAGACATGGGGCAAGAAGTTCAGCCAGCAGCCCTGCCCAGGTGAAGCCAGTTCCACTTCTCAGAGCCTCTCTTCAGCTCTTCACAGACACCAGTCACCGGAGCTGGAAGTAGGTCCTCCATACTGGGAGGGAGGAtgctcagagagggaaaggaacttgcctgaggccacacagccCAGCGCTGCTGGGCAGGAACTAGAGCAACTCAGAGCCTTCTGATGGGGTCAAGTCTTCAGTGGGTGTGGTAGGGGCTGGCAGGAAGAAAGGGGGCAGGCACAGCAGGGGAGGGGGCGGTGTCTGGATTTCCcaacccccttcagggccagggccgccccccacccctccaaccGGCTCTACTCACTACCCGTCGACGAGGACGAGCGGCGCTGTCCGCAGCCGGGACCAGCGCCCTCGAAGGGCAGAGGCGGGGCAGGCGGTGGGGAGCTCAGAGCCTCGGGcaggggcggcggcggcggcggcgggggcagCTCCCTGGATGGCTTGGTGTCGGGGGCGCAGCCGTTGTACACGCGGTTCCCGGAGAGCAGCGCCGCCTGCGGGGGAGCGGAGAGACCAGGGAGTGAGCGGCGGGCGGCGGGACCGGGGCCGGGCCGGAAAGCGGGTGCAAGCTGGCGGGCACGCACCTCCTCGCTGTGCGCCATGCCCAGGCGTGCGGCCGGCAGCTCCCCGGGGCAGCGGCCCAGCTGGCGGTAGTAGTCCCCCGTGCTGGGCTGCTTGCTGAAGGTGCGGGGCTTGCGGCAGGAGTCCTGCCTCCGCAGCCCGTTGTGGCCAACGC from Choloepus didactylus isolate mChoDid1 chromosome 2, mChoDid1.pri, whole genome shotgun sequence encodes the following:
- the ESPN gene encoding espin isoform X3, with the protein product MALEQALQAARQGELDELRSLHAAGLLGPSLRDPLDALPVHHAARAGKLHCLRFLVEEAALPAAARARNGATPAHDAAATGHLACLQWLLSQGGCGVQDKDNSGATVLHLAARFGHPEVVDWLLRYGGGDPTVATDTGALPIHYAAAKGDFPSLRLLVMHYPEGVNAQTKNGATPLYLACQEGHLEVTQYLVQECGADPHARAHDGMTPLHAAAQMGHSPVLVWLVSCTDVSLSEQDKDGATAMHFAASRGHAKVLSWLLLHGGEISADLWGGTPLHDAAENGELECCQILVVNGVELDLRDRDGYTAADLSDYNGHSHCTRYLRTVENLSVEHRVLSRDPSTELETKQPDSGMSSPNTTMSVQPPNFDLSSPTSTLSNYDSCSSGHSSTKGRRPLRGYPAPKPPVGLPAADIYMQTKNKLRHVETEVLKKELSSRVGHNGLRRQDSCRKPRTFSKQPSTGDYYRQLGRCPGELPAARLGMAHSEEAALLSGNRVYNGCAPDTKPSRELPPPPPPPPLPEALSSPPPAPPLPFEGAGPGCGQRRSSSSTGKVRVLRHRKSTKSFNMMSPTGDNSELLAEIKAGKSLKPTPQSKGLTTVFSGSGQLASQPDLPQPLMSPAPSRARSPTPPAAGPQPLVNGSMAPAPPATPAPGVQLDVEALVPTHDEQGRPIPEWKRQVMVRKLQLKMQEEEEQRRKLTAAGACCYPPEGWRYSHAHNAILGPFGELMTEADILRIEQQIDNLQVLHKAQKLEARLEQLELELEQLLPISAALSRPRFHRRPAPHARPRRQPARLVQQDLRAAQEHGRAAGRAGRPARAPGRAAGRRHGPCRWRRCPTRLGRPGPLLPWPLALAQLVPRAVAREILECGVSVRRLRATYERRAQDPAPARGPHCKLSLSAGAPGREPILEEDYVAGGPDEPCAAAANGPLPAAEPSRALDPPEEPDLQAALPEPELLARGPLLSTELGGVQDYIDMRKERIVYLFLEHWRKWTCRGPARLSQARLRKLLPRVAAAAAASPGPDAGDAPLPSADRGPDAQLLHVLRQRQVVGKLLGHWRSLRRRVPSCQPRGTGLAHGLYWPEHFLPPLDGGAPPRYDSLTLDLFMLGYFQLLEMGLSREERKFRHLLCYEMFDRLGSHPWELIRLFHRVVLEEVEAGRRRWSDGFEDLRCQFFGDGPQAQEAWEEKAEKVEEEEEEEEEEREPAEEAPPAQTMEDWPQQQPEAAAPTPQPPPAEPPPPSGPPSSENPEDPLELVSEMGEFSNEDICRYIDRSFSFWKEKEAELFDI
- the ESPN gene encoding espin isoform X2, producing MALEQALQAARQGELDELRSLHAAGLLGPSLRDPLDALPVHHAARAGKLHCLRFLVEEAALPAAARARNGATPAHDAAATGHLACLQWLLSQGGCGVQDKDNSGATVLHLAARFGHPEVVDWLLRYGGGDPTVATDTGALPIHYAAAKGDFPSLRLLVMHYPEGVNAQTKNGATPLYLACQEGHLEVTQYLVQECGADPHARAHDGMTPLHAAAQMGHSPVLVWLVSCTDVSLSEQDKDGATAMHFAASRGHAKVLSWLLLHGGEISADLWGGTPLHDAAENGELECCQILVVNGVELDLRDRDGYTAADLSDYNGHSHCTRYLRTVENLSVEHRVLSRDPSTELETKQPDSGMSSPNTTMSVQPPNFDLSSPTSTLSNYDSCSSGHSSTKGRRPLRGLPRASAADMQTYMDMLNPELGLPPGKTAQPTPPPPPPSFPPPPPPPGTQPPPPPPGYPAPKPPVGLPAADIYMQTKNKLRHVETEVLKKELSSRVGHNGLRRQDSCRKPRTFSKQPSTGDYYRQLGRCPGELPAARLGMAHSEEAALLSGNRVYNGCAPDTKPSRELPPPPPPPPLPEALSSPPPAPPLPFEGAGPGCGQRRSSSSTGSTKSFNMMSPTGDNSELLAEIKAGKSLKPTPQSKGLTTVFSGSGQLASQPDLPQPLMSPAPSRARSPTPPAAGPQPLVNGSMAPAPPATPAPGVQLDVEALVPTHDEQGRPIPEWKRQVMVRKLQLKMQEEEEQRRKLTAAGACCYPPEGWRYSHAHNAILGPFGELMTEADILRIEQQIDNLQVLHKAQKLEARLEQLELELEQLLPISAALSRPRFHRRPAPHARPRRQPARLVQQDLRAAQEHGRAAGRAGRPARAPGRAAGRRHGPCRWRRCPTRLGRPGPLLPWPLALAQLVPRAVAREILECGVSVRRLRATYERRAQDPAPARGPHCKLSLSAGAPGREPILEEDYVAGGPDEPCAAAANGPLPAAEPSRALDPPEEPDLQAALPEPELLARGPLLSTELGGVQDYIDMRKERIVYLFLEHWRKWTCRGPARLSQARLRKLLPRVAAAAAASPGPDAGDAPLPSADRGPDAQLLHVLRQRQVVGKLLGHWRSLRRRVPSCQPRGTGLAHGLYWPEHFLPPLDGGAPPRYDSLTLDLFMLGYFQLLEMGLSREERKFRHLLCYEMFDRLGSHPWELIRLFHRVVLEEVEAGRRRWSDGFEDLRCQFFGDGPQAQEAWEEKAEKVEEEEEEEEEEREPAEEAPPAQTMEDWPQQQPEAAAPTPQPPPAEPPPPSGPPSSENPEDPLELVSEMGEFSNEDICRYIDRSFSFWKEKEAELFDI
- the ESPN gene encoding espin isoform X1, which translates into the protein MALEQALQAARQGELDELRSLHAAGLLGPSLRDPLDALPVHHAARAGKLHCLRFLVEEAALPAAARARNGATPAHDAAATGHLACLQWLLSQGGCGVQDKDNSGATVLHLAARFGHPEVVDWLLRYGGGDPTVATDTGALPIHYAAAKGDFPSLRLLVMHYPEGVNAQTKNGATPLYLACQEGHLEVTQYLVQECGADPHARAHDGMTPLHAAAQMGHSPVLVWLVSCTDVSLSEQDKDGATAMHFAASRGHAKVLSWLLLHGGEISADLWGGTPLHDAAENGELECCQILVVNGVELDLRDRDGYTAADLSDYNGHSHCTRYLRTVENLSVEHRVLSRDPSTELETKQPDSGMSSPNTTMSVQPPNFDLSSPTSTLSNYDSCSSGHSSTKGRRPLRGLPRASAADMQTYMDMLNPELGLPPGKTAQPTPPPPPPSFPPPPPPPGTQPPPPPPGYPAPKPPVGLPAADIYMQTKNKLRHVETEVLKKELSSRVGHNGLRRQDSCRKPRTFSKQPSTGDYYRQLGRCPGELPAARLGMAHSEEAALLSGNRVYNGCAPDTKPSRELPPPPPPPPLPEALSSPPPAPPLPFEGAGPGCGQRRSSSSTGKVRVLRHRKSTKSFNMMSPTGDNSELLAEIKAGKSLKPTPQSKGLTTVFSGSGQLASQPDLPQPLMSPAPSRARSPTPPAAGPQPLVNGSMAPAPPATPAPGVQLDVEALVPTHDEQGRPIPEWKRQVMVRKLQLKMQEEEEQRRKLTAAGACCYPPEGWRYSHAHNAILGPFGELMTEADILRIEQQIDNLQVLHKAQKLEARLEQLELELEQLLPISAALSRPRFHRRPAPHARPRRQPARLVQQDLRAAQEHGRAAGRAGRPARAPGRAAGRRHGPCRWRRCPTRLGRPGPLLPWPLALAQLVPRAVAREILECGVSVRRLRATYERRAQDPAPARGPHCKLSLSAGAPGREPILEEDYVAGGPDEPCAAAANGPLPAAEPSRALDPPEEPDLQAALPEPELLARGPLLSTELGGVQDYIDMRKERIVYLFLEHWRKWTCRGPARLSQARLRKLLPRVAAAAAASPGPDAGDAPLPSADRGPDAQLLHVLRQRQVVGKLLGHWRSLRRRVPSCQPRGTGLAHGLYWPEHFLPPLDGGAPPRYDSLTLDLFMLGYFQLLEMGLSREERKFRHLLCYEMFDRLGSHPWELIRLFHRVVLEEVEAGRRRWSDGFEDLRCQFFGDGPQAQEAWEEKAEKVEEEEEEEEEEREPAEEAPPAQTMEDWPQQQPEAAAPTPQPPPAEPPPPSGPPSSENPEDPLELVSEMGEFSNEDICRYIDRSFSFWKEKEAELFDI
- the ESPN gene encoding espin isoform X8, which produces MMSPTGDNSELLAEIKAGKSLKPTPQSKGLTTVFSGSGQLASQPDLPQPLMSPAPSRARSPTPPAAGPQPLVNGSMAPAPPATPAPGVQLDVEALVPTHDEQGRPIPEWKRQVMVRKLQLKMQEEEEQRRKLTAAGACCYPPEGWRYSHAHNAILGPFGELMTEADILRIEQQIDNLQVLHKAQKLEARLEQLELELEQLLPISAALSRPRFHRRPAPHARPRRQPARLVQQDLRAAQEHGRAAGRAGRPARAPGRAAGRRHGPCRWRRCPTRLGRPGPLLPWPLALAQLVPRAVAREILECGVSVRRLRATYERRAQDPAPARGPHCKLSLSAGAPGREPILEEDYVAGGPDEPCAAAANGPLPAAEPSRALDPPEEPDLQAALPEPELLARGPLLSTELGGVQDYIDMRKERIVYLFLEHWRKWTCRGPARLSQARLRKLLPRVAAAAAASPGPDAGDAPLPSADRGPDAQLLHVLRQRQVVGKLLGHWRSLRRRVPSCQPRGTGLAHGLYWPEHFLPPLDGGAPPRYDSLTLDLFMLGYFQLLEMGLSREERKFRHLLCYEMFDRLGSHPWELIRLFHRVVLEEVEAGRRRWSDGFEDLRCQFFGDGPQAQEAWEEKAEKVEEEEEEEEEEREPAEEAPPAQTMEDWPQQQPEAAAPTPQPPPAEPPPPSGPPSSENPEDPLELVSEMGEFSNEDICRYIDRSFSFWKEKEAELFDI
- the ESPN gene encoding espin isoform X7 — encoded protein: MHSRGPPGGGPTTPCTKSFNMMSPTGDNSELLAEIKAGKSLKPTPQSKGLTTVFSGSGQLASQPDLPQPLMSPAPSRARSPTPPAAGPQPLVNGSMAPAPPATPAPGVQLDVEALVPTHDEQGRPIPEWKRQVMVRKLQLKMQEEEEQRRKLTAAGACCYPPEGWRYSHAHNAILGPFGELMTEADILRIEQQIDNLQVLHKAQKLEARLEQLELELEQLLPISAALSRPRFHRRPAPHARPRRQPARLVQQDLRAAQEHGRAAGRAGRPARAPGRAAGRRHGPCRWRRCPTRLGRPGPLLPWPLALAQLVPRAVAREILECGVSVRRLRATYERRAQDPAPARGPHCKLSLSAGAPGREPILEEDYVAGGPDEPCAAAANGPLPAAEPSRALDPPEEPDLQAALPEPELLARGPLLSTELGGVQDYIDMRKERIVYLFLEHWRKWTCRGPARLSQARLRKLLPRVAAAAAASPGPDAGDAPLPSADRGPDAQLLHVLRQRQVVGKLLGHWRSLRRRVPSCQPRGTGLAHGLYWPEHFLPPLDGGAPPRYDSLTLDLFMLGYFQLLEMGLSREERKFRHLLCYEMFDRLGSHPWELIRLFHRVVLEEVEAGRRRWSDGFEDLRCQFFGDGPQAQEAWEEKAEKVEEEEEEEEEEREPAEEAPPAQTMEDWPQQQPEAAAPTPQPPPAEPPPPSGPPSSENPEDPLELVSEMGEFSNEDICRYIDRSFSFWKEKEAELFDI